The following proteins are co-located in the Sporosarcina pasteurii genome:
- a CDS encoding amidase domain-containing protein translates to MYDREAAVHYANTWWDSYNPAYPRFDVDCTNYISQCLRAGGAPMWGYPDRLQGWWIGGGTWSLSWSTSHSLRWYLAGSKRGMTATIAQSAEQLDLGDVIVYDFQGDGRFDHSTIVTAKDGDVPLVNAHTYNVRQRLWDYKDSYASTPNARYIFFKINDNFS, encoded by the coding sequence ATGTACGACCGAGAAGCGGCAGTTCATTATGCGAATACTTGGTGGGATAGTTATAATCCAGCGTATCCACGGTTCGATGTAGATTGTACGAATTATATATCGCAATGTTTGCGAGCAGGAGGGGCCCCGATGTGGGGGTACCCAGATCGGCTTCAAGGATGGTGGATAGGAGGGGGGACTTGGAGTTTAAGTTGGTCAACGTCTCACTCATTACGCTGGTATTTGGCAGGGTCCAAAAGAGGAATGACGGCTACAATCGCTCAGTCAGCAGAACAATTAGATTTAGGCGACGTTATCGTATATGACTTTCAAGGTGATGGACGTTTTGACCATTCAACAATCGTGACGGCAAAAGACGGAGATGTACCGCTTGTGAATGCCCATACGTATAATGTACGTCAACGTCTTTGGGATTATAAAGATTCCTATGCAAGCACACCCAATGCCCGCTATATTTTCTTTAAAATTAACGATAACTTTTCATGA
- a CDS encoding short-chain fatty acid transporter, which yields MKVLTRWSNNIMERYLPDPYVFVAILTLLVFVLGLIFTDSGPLDMVVHWGDGFWGLLSFTMQMVVVLVAGYVLAISPVFKKLLSTLANMAKSPGTAILLVTIVSLIACWINWGFGLVIGALFAKEIAKKVTTVDYRLLIASAYSGFIIWHGGLAGSIPLSIATADHPFADIMGVVPTVETIFSTYNLVIVIVLFISVPLLNRFMMPKPEDTFSIDPKLLEDEVEVEEKKEMITPADKLENSVLLSMLIGALGLVYLINHFSTNGFDLNLNIVNLIFFILGIIFHGTPKRFLAAIATAVKTAGGIIFQFPFYAGIMGMMVASGLAGVISEGFVAISTEATFPLFSFYAAGIVNFFVPSGGGQWAVQAPIMLEAAQSLGVSYSKTAMAIAWGDAWTNMIQPFWALPALAIAGLRAKDIMGYCVFVLILSGIVISLGLFFF from the coding sequence ATGAAGGTATTAACACGTTGGTCAAATAATATTATGGAACGGTATTTACCTGATCCATATGTGTTCGTCGCAATTTTAACATTGCTCGTATTTGTCCTGGGACTGATATTCACAGATTCAGGTCCGCTTGACATGGTCGTTCATTGGGGGGACGGCTTTTGGGGATTATTGTCATTTACGATGCAAATGGTCGTTGTTCTTGTTGCTGGTTATGTATTAGCGATTAGCCCGGTATTTAAGAAATTACTTAGTACCCTTGCGAATATGGCAAAATCACCAGGCACGGCTATTTTACTAGTTACGATTGTTTCATTAATCGCATGCTGGATTAACTGGGGATTCGGACTTGTCATCGGGGCACTTTTTGCGAAAGAGATTGCAAAGAAAGTGACGACAGTAGATTACCGCCTTTTAATCGCAAGTGCTTACTCAGGATTTATTATCTGGCACGGTGGACTCGCCGGCTCGATCCCGCTGTCTATTGCCACTGCAGATCATCCTTTTGCTGACATAATGGGCGTTGTGCCAACAGTTGAAACAATTTTTTCAACCTATAATTTGGTGATTGTCATTGTATTGTTCATTTCCGTTCCATTACTGAATCGTTTTATGATGCCGAAACCAGAAGATACTTTTTCGATAGACCCAAAACTATTAGAAGATGAAGTTGAGGTCGAGGAAAAGAAAGAAATGATTACACCAGCTGACAAACTGGAAAATAGCGTTTTACTATCGATGCTTATCGGAGCACTTGGACTCGTCTATTTGATTAATCATTTTTCTACAAATGGCTTTGACTTGAACTTAAATATTGTTAATTTAATTTTCTTTATTCTAGGTATAATTTTTCACGGAACTCCGAAACGCTTTCTGGCTGCAATTGCCACAGCAGTCAAAACTGCCGGCGGGATTATTTTCCAGTTCCCTTTTTACGCGGGGATTATGGGAATGATGGTTGCATCTGGATTAGCTGGCGTGATATCTGAAGGATTTGTTGCAATTTCAACGGAAGCAACATTTCCTCTCTTTAGTTTTTACGCGGCAGGGATTGTGAACTTTTTTGTACCTTCGGGAGGCGGTCAATGGGCCGTGCAAGCGCCTATTATGCTTGAGGCTGCTCAATCCCTCGGCGTCAGTTATTCTAAAACAGCAATGGCAATAGCTTGGGGCGATGCTTGGACAAACATGATTCAACCATTCTGGGCACTGCCTGCACTTGCCATCGCAGGTTTACGCGCCAAAGATATTATGGGGTATTGTGTATTTGTTCTAATATTAAGTGGCATCGTCATTAGTTTAGGATTGTTTTTCTTTTAA
- a CDS encoding YusW family protein, with the protein MRKWSFLSLILVISVLVMGACGKKPADDTQNDPALTTELENEGGSIESGDGFGFTIFDLEIDINGEDAIDVSYDVTEQADADYTNRLNEIDVEGAKAMDVLDILFKEIRLTKDTPEDQAMNEILKFFEIDDYSKFELNVHFDEGTELRIHQTK; encoded by the coding sequence TTGAGGAAGTGGAGTTTTTTAAGTTTAATTTTAGTCATAAGTGTATTGGTCATGGGTGCGTGCGGGAAAAAACCTGCAGACGACACACAAAATGATCCAGCACTTACTACAGAACTAGAAAATGAAGGCGGTTCTATTGAATCTGGGGATGGATTTGGCTTCACGATTTTCGATCTTGAAATTGATATCAACGGAGAAGATGCAATTGATGTGAGCTATGATGTAACCGAACAGGCCGATGCGGATTATACAAATAGATTGAATGAGATTGATGTAGAAGGCGCCAAAGCAATGGACGTATTAGACATTTTATTTAAGGAGATACGTCTAACGAAAGACACCCCCGAGGACCAAGCCATGAACGAAATTCTTAAGTTCTTTGAAATCGATGATTACTCCAAGTTTGAACTTAACGTTCATTTTGACGAAGGAACTGAACTTCGCATTCATCAAACAAAATAG
- a CDS encoding DegV family protein, whose translation MTKKPLAWIVDSTAYVSNKLQSHPDFFSVPLNIHFGEEQFIDGVDLTSTQLYDKIKNAEHLPKTSQPSAGEFAEKFEEIANNYEQAIAIHLSDKLSGTLASSKGGAEIAKFPVTFVDSLSLSYGTTALVEHGMDMYEKGASVQEIQDTLTKMAGTIQNYILIGNLDQLYKGGRMSGVQFFLGSLLKVKPIIQISEQGELGVIDKVRSERRAFQYLMNKVKDAHSRGLHKVYIMHGNVLDQAKELENAISEQAPDLEVEIGELSSVLAVHAGEGTLAVMWLEKE comes from the coding sequence GTGACGAAAAAACCTTTGGCATGGATTGTCGATAGTACAGCATACGTTTCAAATAAACTCCAAAGCCATCCTGACTTTTTCTCTGTCCCATTAAATATTCATTTCGGAGAAGAACAATTTATTGATGGTGTAGATTTAACTTCAACTCAGTTGTACGATAAGATAAAGAATGCTGAACATCTCCCAAAAACCTCACAACCTTCAGCAGGAGAGTTTGCGGAAAAGTTCGAAGAAATCGCAAATAATTACGAACAAGCGATTGCGATTCACCTTTCCGATAAGTTAAGTGGGACATTAGCTTCGTCAAAAGGCGGCGCCGAAATTGCAAAGTTTCCTGTTACTTTTGTCGACTCTCTTTCTCTTTCATATGGAACTACTGCATTAGTAGAACACGGAATGGATATGTATGAAAAGGGCGCATCTGTACAAGAAATTCAAGATACATTAACTAAAATGGCTGGGACTATTCAAAACTATATTTTAATTGGTAATCTCGATCAATTGTATAAAGGTGGCCGGATGAGCGGCGTCCAATTTTTCCTTGGCAGTTTATTGAAAGTAAAACCAATTATCCAAATCTCGGAACAAGGTGAACTCGGAGTTATCGATAAGGTTCGTTCGGAAAGAAGAGCTTTCCAATACTTAATGAATAAAGTGAAGGATGCACATTCACGTGGCCTCCATAAAGTTTACATTATGCACGGAAATGTGCTTGACCAAGCGAAAGAGTTAGAAAACGCCATTTCCGAGCAAGCTCCAGATTTAGAAGTTGAAATTGGTGAGCTTAGTTCTGTGCTTGCAGTTCATGCAGGAGAAGGAACTCTAGCTGTTATGTGGCTTGAAAAAGAATAA
- a CDS encoding ABC transporter ATP-binding protein — MKTVFSRALPYKWPIIIAFSLMLIELSVELIQPLFIAKIIDDGIVARDMNVIIVWGAGMMGLALTAFFSGTINSYFAAHAAQSFAFDLRKALFTQVQNFSMATFLRFPTAGLITRLTSDVTMVQNVLFMSLRIMMRAPLLVIGSLVMAFIVNVKLALYLVIGAPILLVFLVYMSRKGVRYFARIQRRLDGVNGIIQENLQAVRLIKAYLRGMYEASRFSKVADMLRSDTVRAMRLMELILPVLLLIMNGSLMAVLWFGAIEVQNEGAKVGELVAVVNYAMRMTGAFSMFAFIISAFSRAKASAERMEEVLLANEDLEEYDTEGRAPRKLKGDLRFDNVSFHYPGKDDPILNSVSFHVKPGEKLAIMGATGSGKSTLLNLIPRIYEATGGEVYVDGKEVHDWPLKDLRDTIGLVPQQSILFTGSISDNLSWGDSDASTVELENAAKKAQIHESIDLFPNKYETRVGQKGVNLSGGQKQRLSIARALVREPSILILDDSTSALDVKTETALWTALEKESATMLVVTQKISTAQGADKILLLDDGRVVGYGTHQDLMRQSELYRKIQQSQSEEGEVGFNDTHTS; from the coding sequence ATGAAAACAGTTTTTTCGCGTGCGTTGCCATACAAATGGCCAATCATCATTGCTTTTAGTCTCATGCTTATTGAATTAAGTGTTGAATTAATTCAACCGCTTTTTATTGCAAAAATTATTGATGACGGAATTGTAGCACGTGACATGAATGTCATTATCGTATGGGGTGCTGGAATGATGGGGCTTGCATTGACAGCCTTTTTCTCAGGTACAATCAACTCCTACTTTGCCGCACATGCCGCACAAAGTTTTGCGTTTGATTTACGAAAAGCGTTATTTACACAAGTACAAAACTTTTCGATGGCTACATTTCTTCGTTTTCCAACTGCAGGTCTGATTACACGTTTAACAAGTGATGTAACAATGGTGCAGAATGTATTATTTATGTCTTTACGGATTATGATGCGTGCACCGCTTCTGGTGATTGGAAGTTTAGTCATGGCGTTTATTGTGAATGTGAAATTAGCCCTTTATCTAGTCATTGGTGCACCCATTTTACTTGTTTTTCTAGTCTATATGTCAAGAAAAGGCGTGCGATATTTTGCGCGTATTCAAAGAAGATTAGATGGAGTTAATGGGATTATTCAAGAGAATTTACAAGCGGTTCGGCTGATAAAAGCGTACTTAAGGGGAATGTACGAAGCGAGCCGTTTTTCTAAAGTAGCGGATATGTTACGTTCAGATACAGTCCGAGCAATGCGATTAATGGAGCTCATTCTCCCGGTTCTATTATTAATCATGAATGGAAGTTTAATGGCGGTTCTTTGGTTCGGCGCGATTGAAGTGCAAAATGAGGGTGCAAAAGTAGGGGAACTTGTCGCTGTTGTGAACTATGCGATGAGAATGACAGGGGCATTTTCCATGTTTGCCTTTATTATTAGTGCATTTTCTCGTGCGAAAGCTTCGGCTGAAAGAATGGAAGAAGTTTTACTTGCGAATGAAGACCTTGAAGAATATGACACGGAAGGAAGAGCCCCTCGAAAACTAAAAGGGGATTTACGTTTTGACAATGTGTCCTTCCATTATCCAGGAAAAGATGATCCGATTCTCAATAGCGTGTCCTTCCATGTGAAGCCCGGTGAAAAATTAGCGATTATGGGGGCGACTGGTTCAGGGAAATCAACATTGCTTAATTTGATTCCGCGTATTTACGAGGCTACAGGGGGAGAAGTGTATGTTGACGGAAAAGAAGTGCATGACTGGCCGCTCAAAGATTTACGAGACACAATTGGACTCGTTCCGCAACAGTCTATTTTGTTTACGGGCTCCATTTCTGATAATTTGTCTTGGGGAGATTCGGATGCCTCTACAGTGGAATTAGAAAATGCCGCAAAAAAAGCGCAAATTCATGAATCCATCGATTTATTCCCCAATAAGTATGAAACCCGTGTTGGCCAAAAAGGGGTCAATTTATCAGGTGGACAAAAACAAAGATTGTCAATTGCACGGGCGCTTGTTAGGGAACCATCCATCTTAATTTTAGATGACAGTACGAGTGCACTTGATGTCAAAACGGAAACTGCGCTTTGGACCGCTCTTGAAAAAGAAAGTGCAACGATGCTCGTTGTGACACAGAAAATCTCGACAGCTCAAGGTGCTGATAAGATCCTTTTGTTGGACGATGGGCGTGTTGTCGGTTATGGAACCCATCAGGATCTAATGAGGCAATCTGAATTATATCGTAAAATTCAACAATCACAGTCAGAGGAAGGGGAGGTGGGATTCAATGATACGCATACTTCGTAA
- a CDS encoding pyroglutamyl-peptidase I → MKKLLLTGFEPFLKFSLNPTMKIVEALHGMEIGQYVIHSEVLPVEFEKSGPTLMNHIEKIQPDAIISLGLAGGRSKITPERIAINVNDGPKDNSGYAPVDEVIIEGGADGYFSTLPIREMVETLNDARLPAKISNTAGAYLCNNVMYRALHYANKQQTPIKAGFIHIPASHELAIEQGAIPSWSEEDLKNGVLTCIRVLAEE, encoded by the coding sequence ATGAAAAAACTACTGCTTACCGGATTTGAACCGTTTCTAAAGTTTTCCTTAAATCCAACGATGAAAATTGTAGAAGCTTTACATGGAATGGAAATTGGTCAATACGTCATACATAGTGAAGTGCTACCTGTGGAATTTGAAAAATCGGGTCCAACGCTTATGAACCATATTGAAAAAATACAGCCCGATGCGATTATTTCGCTTGGACTTGCTGGGGGCCGTTCTAAAATAACACCCGAGCGTATTGCGATCAACGTTAACGATGGTCCAAAAGATAACAGCGGCTACGCACCAGTCGATGAGGTGATTATTGAAGGAGGGGCAGACGGTTATTTTTCAACATTGCCAATTCGTGAAATGGTTGAAACCCTCAATGATGCAAGATTACCGGCCAAGATTTCTAATACAGCAGGCGCTTATTTATGTAACAATGTCATGTATCGGGCACTGCATTACGCGAATAAACAGCAAACACCTATTAAAGCTGGATTTATTCATATCCCAGCCTCTCATGAACTTGCGATCGAGCAGGGTGCTATTCCAAGCTGGTCAGAAGAAGATTTGAAAAATGGCGTTCTAACATGTATTCGAGTGCTCGCAGAAGAATGA
- a CDS encoding ABC transporter ATP-binding protein — MIRILRKPFGYEPILKKEDIKGDKRFKGERASNWKSVLYRIWQLVDEQRALLITVLALVFVSSGLTLLGPFMVGRIIDHHIVIAQFDGLGVKIGILIFIYIGLSTAMYLQNYWMVGIAQQTIYRLRTNLFTHLQKLPVTFFDKRQHGELMSRVTNDIENVSQTLNTSFIQVFSSILTLTGTVAIMLYLSPLLTLLTMIIIPIMFVAIRWITRRTGKLYKEQQKAVGELNGMIEETISGQRIVKAFSQEVRVMEEFEEKSDRLRRTGFWAMTYSGFIPKVMNMLNNASFAVVAGVGGLLALKGDGLVTIGTIVVFSELARQFTRPLNDLANQFNTVLSAIAGAERVFGIIDEAIEEDDAKDHHDTVLKGGVEFRNVSFGYAVETDGYTVNDVSFHVKPGETAALVGATGAGKTTIMQLLARFYEANKGEILIDEIPIRELPRQTLRSQMAFVLQDPFLFEATVFENIRYGRLDATDEEVIEAAKQANAHQFISRLENGYDTVLTADGGEISQGQKQLLSIARALVADPVLLLLDEATSSIDTVTELEIQEALERLMKGRTSFVIAHRLNTVRKADTVFVMEQGKLIESGSQEELIERKGVYYNMLVDSEI, encoded by the coding sequence ATGATACGCATACTTCGTAAACCTTTTGGCTATGAGCCGATTTTGAAGAAAGAGGATATAAAAGGGGATAAGCGCTTTAAAGGAGAGAGAGCAAGTAACTGGAAATCGGTCCTGTATCGTATTTGGCAGCTCGTAGATGAACAGCGAGCATTACTGATAACCGTATTGGCACTTGTATTCGTATCATCTGGACTCACTTTACTCGGTCCTTTTATGGTTGGTAGAATTATTGATCATCATATTGTTATCGCCCAGTTTGATGGGCTAGGGGTTAAAATCGGTATCCTAATTTTTATTTATATTGGCCTATCAACTGCCATGTATTTACAAAACTATTGGATGGTAGGGATTGCCCAACAAACGATTTATCGGTTAAGGACAAATTTATTTACACATTTACAAAAACTTCCTGTGACGTTCTTTGATAAACGACAGCATGGTGAGTTAATGAGTCGTGTAACGAACGATATTGAAAACGTAAGCCAAACGTTGAATACATCGTTTATCCAAGTCTTTTCGAGCATTTTAACGCTAACGGGTACGGTGGCGATCATGCTGTATTTAAGTCCGTTACTTACTTTATTAACGATGATCATTATTCCAATTATGTTTGTCGCTATTCGCTGGATTACACGAAGAACTGGAAAGTTGTATAAGGAGCAACAAAAAGCGGTCGGTGAATTGAATGGAATGATCGAGGAAACGATTTCTGGACAGCGTATTGTGAAAGCTTTCTCTCAAGAGGTGCGCGTCATGGAAGAGTTTGAAGAGAAAAGCGATCGTTTACGGCGGACAGGCTTTTGGGCAATGACCTACTCAGGATTTATTCCTAAAGTCATGAACATGCTCAATAACGCGAGTTTTGCGGTTGTCGCAGGAGTTGGTGGCTTGCTGGCCTTAAAAGGCGATGGGCTCGTGACGATTGGGACGATAGTTGTTTTCTCGGAATTGGCTCGTCAATTTACACGTCCACTGAATGACTTAGCCAACCAATTTAATACGGTCCTATCTGCCATTGCAGGGGCAGAGCGGGTTTTTGGGATTATCGATGAAGCCATTGAGGAAGATGATGCAAAAGATCATCATGATACCGTATTAAAAGGAGGTGTTGAATTTCGCAATGTCTCATTTGGTTATGCCGTTGAGACAGATGGCTATACGGTGAACGATGTGTCATTTCACGTAAAGCCGGGAGAAACAGCTGCCTTAGTTGGCGCAACAGGTGCGGGGAAAACGACGATTATGCAATTGCTTGCTCGTTTTTATGAGGCGAATAAAGGTGAAATTCTAATTGATGAAATCCCAATTCGAGAATTGCCACGTCAAACACTTCGTAGTCAAATGGCTTTTGTCTTACAAGATCCATTTTTATTCGAAGCGACTGTGTTTGAGAATATCCGCTATGGTCGTCTGGATGCGACGGATGAAGAAGTCATTGAGGCAGCGAAACAGGCCAATGCTCATCAATTTATTAGCCGATTGGAAAATGGGTACGATACGGTATTAACTGCAGATGGTGGGGAAATCTCACAAGGTCAGAAACAACTTCTTTCAATTGCAAGGGCACTCGTTGCGGACCCCGTGCTCCTTTTGCTTGATGAAGCGACGAGTAGTATTGATACGGTGACAGAGTTAGAGATTCAAGAAGCGCTAGAGCGATTAATGAAAGGGCGCACAAGTTTTGTCATAGCACATAGGTTGAATACGGTTCGGAAAGCGGATACTGTTTTTGTGATGGAACAAGGAAAACTCATTGAGTCAGGAAGTCAGGAGGAACTGATTGAACGCAAAGGGGTTTATTACAATATGCTCGTTGATTCGGAAATTTAA
- a CDS encoding uracil-DNA glycosylase, translating to MNSFCPIAWPEDPTPESVKNCEECGLYKQGTRMIWGEGNPNAPIMILLDNPGARENREGQPFVCGTRDTLQRAIHEVGLHQDDVYATYILKRRPIRAYDKEKTRQICMQTHLDGQLQKQNPSYVLCLGNVAVQHFFQNPDVDVKSLRGRFHHVNGFQTTVAYHPLAVRRRPNLYQLFVEDLQLIASHITRLK from the coding sequence ATGAATTCATTTTGTCCGATAGCATGGCCGGAAGATCCGACACCGGAAAGCGTAAAAAACTGCGAAGAATGTGGTCTTTATAAACAAGGTACTAGAATGATCTGGGGTGAAGGAAATCCAAATGCACCAATTATGATCCTCCTTGATAATCCCGGCGCTAGAGAAAATCGTGAGGGTCAACCATTTGTTTGCGGCACACGAGATACATTGCAACGAGCAATCCATGAAGTTGGACTACACCAAGATGACGTGTACGCTACGTATATTTTAAAAAGAAGACCCATTCGTGCCTATGATAAAGAGAAAACACGACAAATTTGCATGCAGACACATTTAGATGGACAATTGCAAAAACAAAACCCTTCCTACGTGTTATGCCTTGGAAACGTTGCGGTTCAACATTTCTTTCAAAATCCGGATGTCGATGTCAAAAGTTTAAGAGGCAGGTTTCATCATGTAAATGGATTTCAGACCACTGTTGCTTATCATCCGCTTGCCGTCCGACGCCGCCCTAACTTATACCAACTATTCGTTGAAGATTTACAACTGATTGCCTCACATATTACCCGACTTAAATAA
- a CDS encoding EAL domain-containing protein, with translation MLSRYEQFKPELLDIIESLEQFYMVTHIDHNGSITYTNKAFLETSKWTPKRVLGKTLWQMFPNTEIGQQEATEIWEHVSNGKPWSGTVEKVSRVGDPYYVKMTAIPIIRSTDELVSVITFELDMTKDVQLHQRLEQIAFFDYETGLMSRHNLETTVNKSIAQKSSFAFVYLAIDHFYAIQDFHSNESRKEIIQSFTNRIKRFFQNSQIARVGVNEFVVLTQYADWFIEGFNDFLDRHPIYIENDPLSVTVSGGIIRYPEDQETYTNMMKAAISATQDVMNQGGGKITTLSTASHKALNRKSLIHKKLISALQDHKLQVAYQPQIDSQTGDVLLYEALVRWYDDELGHISPDELIPIAEEHGLIQKIGEFVLTEAAQLAATLHHANQPTNISVNTSVREFKDPKHNKQIMSILQKASCPPELIQLEITETFAFKAEEENSISSQMKVLKDAGVEFALDDFGTGFASFRYMQSLPITKIKIDKLFINSLTTHEQTKKLVNGMIQFAKSMDMYVVAEGVETEEQLTLLKQLEVDALQGYFIGHPMTKKEITSTLHS, from the coding sequence ATGTTGTCACGATATGAACAATTTAAACCTGAATTACTGGATATTATCGAGAGTCTCGAACAATTTTACATGGTCACTCATATAGATCACAACGGTTCTATTACTTATACAAATAAAGCGTTTTTAGAAACGAGTAAATGGACACCCAAACGTGTACTCGGGAAAACCCTTTGGCAAATGTTCCCGAATACGGAAATAGGTCAACAGGAAGCGACAGAAATCTGGGAACATGTATCAAACGGTAAACCTTGGTCAGGAACCGTCGAAAAAGTGAGCAGGGTTGGGGATCCTTATTATGTAAAAATGACAGCCATTCCCATCATTCGTTCTACTGATGAATTGGTTTCTGTGATTACCTTTGAATTAGATATGACAAAGGATGTCCAGCTCCATCAACGCCTTGAGCAAATCGCATTCTTTGATTATGAAACGGGACTTATGAGTCGCCATAACTTAGAAACTACTGTCAACAAATCTATTGCACAGAAAAGTAGTTTCGCTTTTGTTTACCTGGCTATCGATCATTTTTATGCAATACAAGACTTTCACTCTAATGAATCTCGGAAAGAAATTATTCAATCCTTTACAAATCGTATAAAACGCTTTTTCCAAAACAGCCAAATTGCACGTGTCGGCGTCAATGAATTTGTCGTGTTGACACAATATGCAGACTGGTTCATCGAAGGTTTCAACGACTTTTTAGACCGCCATCCTATCTACATAGAGAATGATCCTTTATCCGTAACAGTTAGTGGCGGAATTATTCGATATCCTGAAGATCAAGAAACATATACGAACATGATGAAAGCGGCTATATCCGCTACACAAGATGTGATGAATCAAGGAGGCGGAAAGATTACAACACTTTCTACTGCTTCCCATAAAGCATTAAATCGGAAATCTTTGATTCATAAAAAACTAATTTCTGCACTACAAGATCATAAATTGCAAGTTGCCTATCAACCTCAAATTGATAGTCAAACAGGAGATGTTTTATTATACGAAGCGTTAGTTCGCTGGTATGATGACGAGCTCGGGCACATTTCCCCCGATGAACTCATTCCCATTGCAGAGGAACATGGGCTCATTCAGAAAATCGGTGAATTTGTTTTAACAGAAGCAGCCCAACTAGCAGCGACCTTACATCACGCAAATCAACCAACAAACATCTCTGTGAACACATCCGTTCGAGAATTTAAAGACCCTAAACATAACAAGCAAATTATGAGTATCCTTCAGAAGGCATCTTGTCCTCCTGAACTAATTCAACTTGAAATAACTGAAACTTTTGCTTTTAAAGCAGAGGAAGAAAATTCGATTTCAAGTCAAATGAAAGTGTTAAAAGATGCGGGAGTAGAATTTGCGCTAGATGATTTCGGAACAGGGTTTGCATCTTTCCGGTATATGCAGTCTCTGCCAATTACGAAAATTAAAATCGATAAATTGTTTATCAACTCTTTAACGACCCATGAACAAACGAAAAAGCTTGTAAACGGCATGATACAATTCGCAAAGTCAATGGATATGTACGTTGTCGCTGAAGGCGTTGAAACAGAAGAACAACTAACCCTTCTAAAACAACTCGAAGTTGATGCCTTACAAGGATATTTTATTGGTCATCCAATGACGAAAAAAGAGATTACATCTACCCTTCATTCATAA
- a CDS encoding SDR family oxidoreductase, translating into MSKDQYEKVDKQVPAQTQNQQPGIESEMTPAPIYDDENYKGSGKLKGKNVLITGGDSGIGRAVAVAYAKEGANVAIAYLAEQEDADADKTVELIEKYGVKSYKIRIDISEEEHCEQLVDKVIDEFGSLDILVNNAGKQFPQKEIAAISEDQLRDTFETNFFGLFYLSKAALKHMKKGDAIINTSSVTAYNGSANLLDYSATKGAITSFTRSLALNVAEKGIRVNAVAPGPIWTPLIPATFDGQKVKQHGADTPMKRRGQPAENAPAYVFLASSDATYITGQTIHVDGGGFVGS; encoded by the coding sequence TTGTCAAAAGATCAATATGAAAAAGTTGATAAGCAAGTACCTGCACAAACGCAAAACCAACAACCCGGCATCGAATCAGAAATGACGCCTGCACCTATTTATGATGATGAAAACTACAAAGGTTCCGGAAAATTAAAAGGTAAAAACGTGCTCATTACCGGCGGGGACAGTGGGATTGGAAGAGCAGTTGCTGTTGCCTATGCTAAAGAAGGTGCCAATGTTGCCATCGCTTATCTCGCCGAACAAGAAGATGCAGATGCCGATAAAACAGTTGAACTCATAGAAAAATATGGCGTGAAATCTTATAAGATTAGGATTGATATTAGCGAGGAAGAACATTGTGAACAGTTGGTTGATAAAGTGATAGACGAGTTTGGCAGCTTGGACATTTTAGTCAACAATGCCGGCAAACAATTTCCACAAAAAGAGATTGCAGCCATTTCAGAAGACCAATTACGAGATACTTTTGAAACAAACTTTTTCGGTCTTTTTTACCTATCAAAAGCTGCATTGAAACATATGAAAAAAGGAGATGCAATCATCAATACCTCCTCCGTGACAGCTTATAATGGCTCGGCCAATTTGCTCGATTATTCCGCTACCAAAGGCGCCATCACTTCATTTACACGTTCACTTGCACTGAATGTAGCGGAAAAAGGCATTCGAGTAAACGCGGTAGCGCCTGGTCCAATTTGGACGCCATTAATCCCTGCAACCTTTGACGGTCAAAAGGTCAAACAACACGGTGCAGACACACCTATGAAGCGACGTGGGCAACCAGCAGAAAATGCACCTGCGTACGTATTTTTAGCCTCGTCCGACGCCACTTATATAACCGGTCAAACAATCCACGTAGATGGTGGGGGCTTTGTTGGTTCTTAG